A stretch of the Fusobacterium varium genome encodes the following:
- a CDS encoding fructose-bisphosphate aldolase, whose translation MSYNYRELGLVNTREMFKKANENGYAVPAFNFNNLEQALAIIEACAETGSPVILQCSKEVIEYIGATMIPLIAKGAVDYVKASGSEIPVALHLDHGSNFEMTKKCIDIGFSSVMFDGSHYPFDENIAKTKEIVEYAHLKNVTVEAELGVLAGVEEGKKVEKYEFTRPEEVENFVKQTGVDSLAIAIGTSHGAHKFKPGDDPKLKLEVLAEIERKIPGFPIVLHGSSAVPKQYIEMIKQHGGMIKDAIGIPNIELRKATKSAVAKINVSTDGSLAFTGALRKFLMEKPEEFDLKKYLGAAREEMKKYYKIKIIDVFGSDGAYKKATII comes from the coding sequence ATGTCTTATAATTATAGGGAACTAGGGCTGGTAAACACTAGAGAGATGTTTAAGAAAGCTAATGAAAATGGATATGCAGTTCCAGCTTTCAATTTTAATAATTTGGAACAGGCTTTGGCAATAATAGAAGCTTGTGCAGAAACAGGGTCGCCAGTGATACTTCAATGTTCAAAAGAGGTTATAGAATATATAGGAGCAACAATGATACCCTTGATAGCAAAAGGGGCAGTGGACTATGTAAAAGCATCAGGGTCAGAGATTCCAGTAGCATTGCATTTAGATCATGGTTCAAACTTTGAAATGACTAAAAAATGTATAGATATTGGTTTTTCATCTGTAATGTTTGACGGATCTCATTATCCCTTTGATGAAAATATAGCTAAAACAAAGGAAATTGTAGAGTATGCTCATTTAAAAAATGTCACAGTAGAAGCTGAACTTGGGGTATTAGCAGGAGTAGAAGAGGGAAAGAAAGTAGAAAAATATGAATTTACAAGACCTGAGGAAGTAGAAAATTTTGTTAAACAAACAGGAGTTGATTCTCTTGCCATCGCCATAGGAACTTCTCATGGAGCTCATAAGTTTAAACCAGGAGATGATCCCAAATTAAAGTTAGAGGTATTGGCAGAAATTGAAAGAAAGATACCAGGATTTCCAATAGTTCTTCATGGTTCTTCAGCAGTACCAAAGCAATATATTGAAATGATAAAACAGCATGGTGGAATGATAAAAGATGCTATTGGAATACCAAATATAGAATTAAGAAAGGCTACAAAATCTGCTGTTGCTAAAATTAATGTAAGCACAGACGGTTCTTTAGCTTTTACGGGAGCATTAAGAAAATTTTTAATGGAAAAACCAGAAGAATTTGATTTAAAAAAATATTTAGGTGCAGCTAGAGAAGAAATGAAAAAGTATTATAAAATAAAAATTATTGATGTATTTGGTTCTGATGGGGCATATAAAAAAGCAACAATAATATAA
- a CDS encoding putative transposase → MFFFYDRDLLTKLAYAVNDVFKYQFHNIKAKNQRIHKISKYSSKYFTNSDIIHYGLITVIHTFGRDLKWNPHIHAIVTLGGFNKNYQFLEKKYFHVNSIAGQWKKMVIDIVKSGNYDKPEIKAKAYAAANYLYRKNTRFFFNVAKNDLNNNIHAIKYIGRYLSRAPIAEYKIIDFYDNKVTFYYESLADDKQRIELTLDAETFLSKLIIHIPPKHFKMIRRFGIYSRNIKSELKNIMKFMRKYVSKYSNFTFYQLEIWKTFGVNPFYCFKCNTRMKVKKISYFNIHTGSICWKEYR, encoded by the coding sequence ATGTTTTTCTTCTATGATAGAGACCTTTTAACTAAGCTTGCTTATGCTGTTAATGATGTTTTTAAATATCAATTTCATAACATTAAAGCAAAAAATCAAAGAATTCATAAAATTTCAAAATATTCCTCTAAATACTTTACTAACTCAGATATCATTCATTATGGATTGATTACTGTTATTCATACCTTTGGACGCGATCTTAAATGGAATCCTCATATTCATGCTATTGTTACTTTAGGTGGATTCAATAAAAACTACCAATTTCTTGAAAAAAAATATTTTCATGTCAATTCCATTGCTGGACAATGGAAAAAAATGGTTATTGATATTGTTAAATCTGGAAATTATGACAAGCCTGAAATTAAAGCTAAAGCTTATGCTGCTGCTAACTACCTTTATCGCAAAAATACAAGATTCTTTTTCAATGTTGCAAAAAATGATTTAAATAATAATATTCATGCAATTAAATATATTGGCAGATATCTATCAAGAGCTCCTATCGCAGAATATAAAATTATTGATTTCTATGATAATAAGGTTACTTTCTATTATGAAAGTCTTGCTGATGATAAACAAAGAATTGAACTTACTTTAGATGCGGAAACATTTCTTTCCAAATTAATTATTCACATTCCCCCTAAACATTTCAAAATGATTAGGCGCTTTGGAATCTATTCTAGAAATATTAAATCAGAACTTAAAAACATCATGAAATTCATGAGAAAATATGTCTCTAAATATTCCAATTTTACTTTTTATCAACTTGAAATATGGAAAACTTTTGGAGTAAATCCTTTTTATTGTTTTAAATGTAATACCAGAATGAAAGTTAAAAAAATATCATATTTTAATATACATACAGGCTCCATTTGCTGGAAAGAATATCGCTAA
- a CDS encoding putative transcriptional regulator, whose amino-acid sequence MKKKILNYLDGNYESFSKSFKKIADYIKYNQSIISFISINQLAIETETSPATITRFSKNLGFKGYPDFQKIFQKEVEKETSYMKGLKNSIGEAATGSNIIKDIIDTNIELLQEMDIVELEKSLDQAVDWIKNSRKLYVLGARGSYALAYYLYFMLKEFREGVELMISGASDFTDKLLYSQKEDLLFTISFHPYTNFTCQVTDFFKEHGNKVITVTDKKDSTLGNISDLVLTTKNGEKAYTFVPGIVLINALLVKLGMEDKENVMDRFDKLKEITDRFNIYIDK is encoded by the coding sequence ATGAAGAAAAAAATACTAAATTATTTGGATGGAAATTATGAAAGCTTCAGTAAAAGTTTTAAGAAAATAGCTGATTATATAAAATATAATCAAAGTATAATATCTTTCATTTCAATAAATCAATTAGCCATAGAAACAGAAACAAGTCCAGCTACAATCACAAGATTTTCAAAAAATCTTGGTTTTAAAGGATATCCAGATTTTCAAAAAATATTCCAAAAAGAAGTAGAAAAAGAAACATCCTATATGAAAGGGCTTAAAAATAGTATAGGAGAGGCTGCTACTGGAAGTAATATAATTAAAGATATTATAGATACCAATATAGAACTTCTTCAAGAAATGGATATAGTAGAATTAGAAAAATCTTTAGATCAGGCTGTTGATTGGATAAAAAACAGCAGAAAATTATATGTATTAGGAGCTAGGGGATCATATGCTCTTGCATATTATCTTTATTTTATGCTGAAAGAGTTTAGAGAAGGAGTAGAACTGATGATATCAGGAGCATCAGATTTTACTGATAAATTACTTTATTCACAAAAAGAAGATTTATTATTTACAATATCTTTTCATCCATATACAAACTTTACATGTCAAGTAACAGATTTTTTTAAGGAACATGGAAATAAAGTAATTACAGTGACAGACAAGAAAGACTCTACATTAGGAAATATATCTGATCTTGTGTTGACAACTAAAAATGGTGAAAAAGCATATACTTTTGTTCCAGGGATAGTTTTGATTAATGCACTTTTAGTAAAGTTAGGAATGGAAGATAAAGAAAATGTTATGGATAGATTTGATAAATTAAAGGAAATAACTGATAGATTTAATATATATATAGATAAATAG
- a CDS encoding putative tRNA-binding protein yields MEKIKYSDFAKLEMRVGKIIQVEKVPTADKLYKVQIDIGRENTVQTVTSLVDYYTQKELLGKIVIVLVNLEPAKMRGELSQCMLLCAEAEDASKSILLTPEKEIELGTRIV; encoded by the coding sequence ATGGAGAAAATTAAGTATTCAGATTTTGCTAAACTTGAAATGAGAGTTGGAAAAATAATCCAAGTAGAGAAAGTACCTACTGCTGATAAGTTATACAAAGTGCAAATAGATATAGGAAGAGAAAATACTGTACAAACTGTAACGAGTCTTGTGGACTATTATACTCAAAAAGAACTTTTAGGAAAAATAGTTATTGTTTTAGTAAATCTTGAACCTGCAAAAATGAGGGGAGAACTTTCTCAATGTATGCTTTTATGTGCTGAAGCGGAAGATGCATCAAAGAGTATCCTTTTGACACCAGAGAAAGAAATTGAACTTGGAACTAGAATAGTTTAA
- the proC gene encoding pyrroline-5-carboxylate reductase, producing the protein MKRVGFIGCGNMGEAFLKGIINSLIVEISDISVYDSARGKEIENKYGVKALKNELDLVHNSDIIFLAVKPNIYFDVIDEIKDSINSSKVLVAMAPGITMEDILEETENRNSKIVRTMPNLPLMVQDGCIAYSFNENVEDEEKVFFKDLFEKIGMAIEIKEELFDAVIGASGSSPAFMFMFIEALADAAVLEGLPRAAAYKLVGQTLIGCGKLFLESGKHPGELKDNVCSPGGTTIVGVKSLEENGFRGAIIKAVVETINKSKEMTKKDK; encoded by the coding sequence ATGAAAAGAGTAGGATTTATTGGCTGCGGAAATATGGGAGAAGCTTTTCTAAAGGGAATAATAAATTCTCTTATAGTAGAAATAAGTGATATAAGTGTCTATGATTCAGCAAGAGGAAAAGAAATAGAAAATAAATATGGAGTTAAAGCTCTTAAAAATGAGCTTGATCTAGTTCATAATAGTGATATAATTTTTCTTGCAGTAAAACCTAACATTTATTTTGATGTAATTGATGAGATTAAAGACAGTATCAACAGCAGCAAAGTGTTAGTAGCAATGGCACCTGGTATAACTATGGAAGATATTCTTGAAGAAACAGAAAATAGAAACAGCAAAATAGTTAGAACCATGCCCAATCTTCCATTAATGGTACAAGATGGATGTATAGCTTATTCCTTTAACGAAAATGTTGAAGATGAAGAAAAAGTATTTTTTAAAGATCTTTTTGAAAAAATTGGAATGGCAATAGAAATTAAAGAAGAACTTTTTGATGCTGTAATAGGAGCTTCAGGATCATCACCAGCATTTATGTTTATGTTTATAGAGGCACTGGCAGATGCGGCAGTCTTAGAAGGACTTCCAAGAGCAGCAGCTTATAAATTAGTAGGACAGACTCTTATAGGATGTGGAAAGCTTTTCCTTGAAAGTGGAAAACATCCAGGAGAATTAAAAGATAATGTTTGTTCTCCTGGTGGAACAACAATAGTTGGAGTGAAATCGCTAGAGGAAAATGGATTCAGAGGTGCTATAATAAAAGCAGTTGTTGAAACTATAAACAAATCTAAAGAAATGACTAAAAAAGATAAATAA